ggagccgCCCACCTTCTGGAATCCCTGTTCTTGACAGGCTGGTGGGAAGAGCTTGGGGACCGGAGAGCATGTTGCCCTCTTCTCGTGGCAAGGGGTCACCCCAAACCTGTTTTCCACTTAGGGCGCAGCATTGAGCATAAAATGCAATCGTGCAAATAGAGCAATctgcttctttttaattttttctttttttatttccttcaaaaaacacaagaaaaaaacaaagaaaaaactttttaaaaagatacatacataaagacaaaaatataacaacagtggtagcAGATTTACATATATGTTTCTACACACGGTTTCCAAATATCGAAAAATAAGTCCATGTGCAGTGGCAGTTGTGTACATGCTGTGTGTTCAAATATTGGTAGGGGGTTCTAGAGCcaatgcggtgtagtggttaaaagtggtggagtctaatctggagaaccgggtttgattccccccactcctcctccacatgagcggtggaggctaatctggtgaactggattgctttccccacttctccacatgaagcctgctgggtgaccttgggctagtcacagttctgtccgaactctctcagccccgcctacctcacagggtgtctgttgtggggaggggaagggaaggtgattgtaagccggtttgagtcttccttaagtggtagagaaagttggcatataaaaaccagctcttcttcttctaagatccATGGAGATagcaggtataaactttaaggGTTTGGCAAAATAGGGTGATCTAGCTCATTCCTGAGGCTCCAGCCATTTgcttctgaacatgtgcagagtgcttcctGCATCACTGAGTAAATACACTATAGCAAGTAGGTGGTGTTTCCACCCAGGCAATTCCAAAACTAAAACGACTAAatggaggctatcgtactttggtcacatcatgagaagacaagattcccTGGAAAAAGCCAACCATGCCACAAAacgttggaggcagcaggaaaagcggaagccCCAACGTGGGACAGATTGACTCAGTCACTTGTGGGAGCACCCCTGCCCACTCGGCAGGCCTCTTGTTTAGCAAGGCCGCCATGGCCTGGATTGGGCAAGTTCTTCAATTGGGGTGGCCAGTGTCATCCCACCTGGACATGCCTGCCTTTGTCCAGTGGGTCGGACTTGCTGTCCTCCTGGCCCTTCAGACGTAGCCCTTGTGGCCATGGGGTGCTGCGGCAGCTTCCAACGTTTCTCCCAGGGACCACTGAGGCAGGAGGCCAGGGGCTCTCTCATTTTTCTGCCCTCTTTCTATCACTGCAGGAGATCGCCTCCTACTTGATCACCTTCGAGAAGCATGAAGAATGGCTCTCCTGTTCCCCCAAGACCAGGTAGGGAGGAACGCTGGCTCTCTCCCACTTGGGGGACCCTCAGCGGGGCAGACAGGGGTGGTGCACGTGCCCCGTGAGTGGGAGTCTCTCGGAAAGGAACGTAATTGGCTGCCAAGACTGGATCTTTGTGGGGTGGTGGGCGAGGGGGGGGGCTGATGCCAGCAAGAAACCACCTAGATAGACTCTGTTTTCATTGTATCtatgctatttatttaaaacatttattagctgcctttcttccttagggAGCACAAGGTCCCTAACAACATAgacaaaatacataaataaaatacatgttaaaaataaaaaccaaaatttaaaatcacaatttgggACCGCTAGTAAACTTAATCAGATGCGGCCCTCAATCAAACCGTCTTCTAAAGATTGCAAGGGAGGGGGCTGGGCGTACCCTCCTGGGGCTTTGTCATGGCAACtattccccggggggggggcatctctcACCACTGGGCAATTGCAGTGCCCCCCCCAGCATCCGGCACGTGAGAGTGTGCTCCCCACGCTTCCCTTGCCTCACCACCACCCCCGTCACGAAAACATTAACCCTACAATTACTGTGAAGCTAAATACTAATATAATTAAAGTTActagcattgcttaatcatattatataTTATAACAAATCATAGTTTTAGTAAAAtgcaaatcaggtttcagcttttatctcactgcttttagggattatcaaaaagcccaAGTTATCTCACCTGTTCTCCTTCGAGACTTCCAGCcggagaaatctgatttgcttgtcacaggagtacatatttatagaaaaatatcaaatACATCTTTTTCTAACCCATCTGATCTTTTACAATCATGTGGTTATATCTAGATATCTGATTGGTtataactaaatatgagataagcAACTTAAGTacaaataagccaatcagcagGTGCCTGTGAGTTACATCTGATacagcaagataagaaggcccgTCTCAATTCTTAACCTCTATTATAAAGCAGTGAATCTTTTTTAATGTAACTCTTTCAACTGACTGTCCAAGATGAGAGTAGCTCTAAGCAACAGAGTTCATTGACAGTCGAAAAGTCCTTGATCTCTCGGTTAATTTGCAAACCCAGCAAGAAAAGAGTAGGGATATCATTGCTATTGTTACAGGTGGGACGTGCAGAAATGCACGTTTTCTTGTCCGCCCGGCATCCAAAGACAGCTGGGCAGCCATTGTTCCCCAAAATGCCATCCCAAACCATGCCCGCCCTTTTGGAAGGTCCCTCAGTGCCTGACCCTGCACCCTTTCCTCTCTGGCAGACCTCAGAATGGATCCATCATCTTATACAACCGCAAGAAGGTGAAATATCGCAAGGACGGCTATTGCTGGAAGAAGCGCAAGGACGGGAAGACCACTCGCGAGGACCACATGAAGCTGAAAGTGAAAGGTGTCGAGGTGAGGGTCGGGAAGGGCCTGATCTGATCAGGAAAGGAAGTGCAGAAAGGCAAGATCCAGGGGAGAGACAGTGCCGGGGTCAGGAGAAAAGGGAGCGGGTGGCAGAGGCCCAGGCAGTCAACACCGTCCCTGGTGGGGAGATCTGGGGCAGTCAGCCAGGTGGGGAAGAAATGGGTGGGGGTCCTGGAGGGGCTGGGCATTGTGGGTTTGCTgcagggaggaagagggaggatCCGTTGCCCCCTGGAGCAGCTCCAACCAtcctctgcctcccccaccaGTGTCTCTACGGCTGCTACGTCCATTCGGCCATCGTCCCAACATTCCACCGGCGCTGCTACTGGCTGCTGCAGGTACCTGTCAGGAAACGGGAGGGGGGGTGACCCCGGAGGTAAGTAGGGGGTGGGCTCTTCTCCTCTGGAAAAAGGTGCCCGGGCCCGGCACATGGTCGAGCCATATTCTTCTCAGGCATGGGTCCCCTTTTCCCCAAAGTGACCACCGCCACCCCCAGGACCAGAGGCCAAGGCTGGGGGACAAAGTAAGAGGACCCCCACTGTGGCCTCGGCCCCATTTGGTGATGAAGAAAGGGCTGGCCGTGATTGCAATTGGGGAAGGTCAGTTTGGAGACCTGCCCCGTGGCATCTGCCCCCTGGGGGTGTGCAAGGGCCTTCCACAGGGGGTTGCCCCTTGGCCGCACTCTTTTTGCAGGATCCCTGGGGTTCTGGTCCACAGCCCCCCCGGCTCTATTGCTTACAAGGACTGATCCCCAAACCATCAGAGATGCCAGAGCCTAAACTGACCGGCTGGACTGATGGGAACAGGTGCTTTGATAATAGGAAAAGTGCAGAAAAGCTCCATCAGAGTAATCCAGCAGCTGGAACACCCTccctgcaaaggggggggggctgcatatGTTGGGGCTTTTTAGTTCAGTAAAACAACCATGGTGGGGGGCAAGATTGGTGTTGATAGAATGGCACACAGCATGGAGAAAATAGCTTTTCTCCCTCCTCGTACTAGAACTTGGGTCGCCCAATGAGACCCACCCCAAGGAGGCTTTGCTGCCGCCTGCTGCAGACAGGGCTTGATGGGGAACGAGGCACATCCTGGTGGAGAGCGAGAGGGGCCACTCTAGTCTCCTGGAAGGGAGCCTGGTGCCTGTCCCTTGGAGTTTCCGGCATCTCACAGGCCCTGGGAGGCAGGGGAGGAGCCGCTCGGCCTTGACCCGGGAGGGAGCCACGTTTTGACCCCTGCGAAAGGGCCACTGAACCGTGGCTGTTTCTTTTTGGGCGGTTTCCTTTGTTGAGCTTGTTTGTTCCTTTATTGTTGAATCATGGTTGAGTTTGACAGTAGCAAAGGAGTCTTTTAAGGGAATAAATAAAGTGTGCCCCTGATTTCCCCAGTTATTTAGGGAACCGACCCACCTGCCTTTTAAATCGAGCCGCCTTCCCTGGCAGATGACTAAGCAAAGTATTGAAGTCCTGGGAAGACAGGAAATAGGACCAGCCACGAAGCCATAAAAATAGCAACCGCAGGCTTGGAACCGCCAGCTGTGAGAACCGCAGCAAGGATCGTAGCCCCCGTTTGGGTCACGAGAGGGCCGAGTGGGATTGCCTGGCATCTGTGAGGGGGCTGCATCCGGAACCTGGGTGCCCCTGCAGGAAAGGCCCTCTGTCTGCTTGCCCTCCCCAGTGTGCCTCCAAAGGGCAGGGGGGCTCAGAAAAGCCAAGGACGAATGTCTGGCCTGTGCAGGAGAGGGCTGCCCAGTGGGTACCCTGGGCAATCATTTGTtgactaaatggagcctccatgttcagaggtagtgtgCTTCCCATTAACAGTTTCGCAGGGACAGGGGAGGCTTTCGGCCCAGCTCGGGAGCTTTCTTGGGGggtggtttgttttatttattttatttgtttgttttatttattccttCATAGGGAACATttcttagctgcctttctaccttataggaactcaaggcggcttactatgtaaataaaaaaatagataaaagaaCACTAGTTAGAATCcataatttaaaactgctggtATGCGGAAGTACTAGTCAAATGTGGGTCCTGAATAAAACTGCCTCCTAAGGATGGGAAACGAGGGGGCCAGGTCGCACTTCGcttgggaggttgttccataattgtggtggctgccaccgaaaaggccctctctggtGTGCCAACCAAATGAGCTTCTCTGatcgatgggacagtcaggagggcccctccctgtgatcttaatgcCAAGGCAGGAACCCGTGGGAGAAGGCGGCCCTTCAGATACCCCCGTCCCAAGAcacgtaaggctttaaaggtcaaaaccaacaccttgaattgggcttgggagtggaTCGGTAGCCACTGCAATTGCTGTAGTATCAAGGTCCcactctgcactagctgcagcctccaaacactcttcaagggtagctccaagcagagcacattgcagtagtccagtcctGTGGTTGGCCACAGTAGGAAACAAAATGTCAGActagctgtccccccccccccccccggggtcttCGCGTGTAAGAAACCAGTGTTGGGGCTGAAATAACTGGGATAGCTGGTGGAAGGGATATGGGGAGAGGGCTGCCCAATTGGTGGGCTTGCCTTCCTAGAGGATGTGAGCCCCAGCCCCAGTTCTGAGAAAGCCAGCTCTGTCCTGGCAGCTtctgctttcccctttcccaccccaatggcttccctctctccccccctccagaaTCCGGACATAGTGCTGGTTCACTACCTGAACGTCCCGGCCATCGAGGACTGCGGGAAGATCTGTGGCCCCGTCCTGTGCTCCATCAACAGTGACCGCAAGGAGTGGCTGAAGTGGTCGAAGGAAGAGCTGGTCGGGCAGCTGAAACCCATGTGTGAGAGACGGGGGGAGTGGGTGAATGTTGTGTAGTGGGGGTGGGCGGGATATGAAGGGAGAGCCTGGCAACCCAAGGCTGTGCAGGAGAGTGGGGGGTGAGACCAGCTGACAGGCCTCCTCCAGCTGTGGCCACTTTCTGTCTCCCCCACAGTCCACGGCATCAAGTGGACCTGCAGCAACGGGAACGGCACTGCGGAGTTCTCCATTGAGCAGCTGGTCCAGCAGATCCTAGAGAGCCACCAGTCCAAGCCCCCGCCCCGGACCCACGCCTGCCTCTGCAGCAGTGGCcttggtgagccccccccccactcctctgcTTTGGGAGAGTTATTCCATGCCCCTCCAGGAGGGGCATGGAATAACTGAAAACTCAGGAGTGCAAACCCAGTACATAAAAATAGGAGCAGATGGCTCAAGAAATTAATCTGAATTACCCACTGAAATGGAAAGGGTTTTCACCACAAACAACACTGCAACCCCGGACTATGGAAACAAAAGAGGTCCGGGGTCTCAGGCGCTGCGTGCAGAAGCCCCAGCAGTCCGGGGGGCTGCGATACAGAGCCTGATTTCCCTGAGGGCCATTCTGTGTAGCGGGTTCCCAAAATCCCACAGCCGCTGTGCTGAGCAGGGTTTACCAGTCCAGTCACGAGTGGGTGATTCAGGATTGTTATCTACGTCCGGTTTTTGATACCTGGGGGTTTCCTTGGGTGGACCTTTTTGCAACCGGCTCAGCAGCAGAGGCTCCAATTTTTTGTTCGCTAGTGGGGAGCGACCCACTATCGTTGGGGGATGCCTTCCAAACCCCCTGGGTCATCTGTCttatcccttccctccctccccacccctcagcGGGATTCCCCTGAAGAGACCAGCAGGCAAAATGGGCTGCATCTTAATAGCTGTCGGGGTGCCCTCCCGTGGAGAACTGCGGTATTTCAGAGGCATCCCCACTAGCTCCGTTCTCTGGTTTTGGCTTCCTCTGGAGGGAGGCCTTGGGTTGAGGCTGGGCCTGCAGATCCTTCCCTATTGAACAGCTGGGTTCGAGTCCatgagcaccttagagaccaacaggatttttggcGTGTGCGTTTTCGAGAGTCAGCGCTCCCTTTGTCAAACAaacgttgaagaagaagaagaagaagttggtttttatataccgactttcttcaccacttaaggaagaattaaacaatcgccttcccttccccacaacagacaccctgtgaggtagctggggctgagagagctgtggctagcccaatgtcacccagctggcttcatgtggaggagccggaaaacaaatccagttcgccagattagcgtgcgcccttcatgtggaggagtggggaatcaaacccggttctccagatcagagtccactgctccaaatcactacaccacagtttgactctcaaaagctcatcaTACCCtagaaatctggttggtctctcaggtgctcctggactcaaacccAGGCTGTTCTGCGGGAGACCAACATGgctctaccctctgaaactgcttaTTGAAGACAGACAGCGGGTGTCTTCTTGCAAAAGCTTCCATTTCTCCTTcagctcctccatggttttctgTTAATGcaaagaacaccagaagagccctgctggatcagacccctgAGGGTCCTTCTAGCCCAGCAACCCGTCTCACCCGGaggccaaccacttcctctggagggtGTGGAGGCCGGGGCCTTCCCCAATGTTACTAATTTGGTTAATTTTGttttccaaaattaaaaaaacagaaatataaaaacattGTCAAAGGTGGCAGCATTATCAGTGCTGAGTAAATGCAATTGTTATTTGTGGGGAAGGGGTCTGCTTCTTCCCTCTATatttgcctcccccacccccgccacttCTCCCTTCCAATGGCTTTGCTCTCTGCTTCACAtagccgccccccgccccccagtgggGCTTCAGCAAATATTTTGGTCTGAACAAAAAAGTTGTGTGAGGGATAGAGGCCGATGGTGTGTGTGGCCCAGCGTCTTGCGTGGCCATGTGGATATTTCATGGAAGACTAAACTAGTTCTTGCGGCTTATGCTCACTGCTGAAGGCGGCTGGGAGATCCAGCCATTTCCCTGTTTACTGGGTTTTCTTACTTCTCTCTGCCTCGTTCTGCATTCACgtgttttttcctctttctctgccgTATCACGTCAGGGAGTCCTGGTCACCTCCCGCACAAATGCAGCAGCACGAAGCACCGGATCATCTCCCCAAAGGTGGAGGTCCGCCCATGTCCTTATCCTGCTCTGACAGAGGTCCAGAACATCGCTGGCAGCGCCGAGACGAAAGCCGAACCTGAACCGGCCAAGCCATCCGGATCAGACAAAGATTCGAAGCTGGCCAAGGCCGTTCTGCCCAGCCTTGCCAACACCTGTCCTGAATCCGCGCAGCACTCGCCCAGCTTGGCGCAACCCAATGGCTTCCCCAAGCAGGAGCTGCCGTCCGTCACGCTCTCGGTCGGCCTTCCAGGGAGCACGATTTTGGTCATGACTGGCCTTGGAGGGGCGGAAAAGCCTCTGGTGCTCACCCCTAGCCAACACCTGGTCTCTGGAGATGGGAGCGGGGCGCTGCCCCCCCCTCTGGGGCTAGCCCTCTTGCCCGGACCTGGCCTGGTCCTGTCCCAGAACCTGGAAGCCACCATGGAGACGAATGAAATGGGCACCGAGACCTTTGACCCTGACTGTTTCCTGAACAGCCCCAAGCAGGGGCAGACCTATGGGGGCGGGGCGGGCCTCCAAGCCAAGCCGGAGCCCTCAGAGACTTCCGCCCCACCAACTTACTCTCTGTTCATGTCCACAAACCGCTTCTTTATCCAAGATGATGGAGCCAGACAAGGGCCAATCCCACCTTCGCCCCCAGCCGCTGAGGGGACGGAGGAGGCAAAGAACAACCCCGAGACCCCCATGGAGACCGCAGGAGAAGGGGGCTTGACGGCCGAGAGGGTGCTGGGCGAGAGCGAGGGCCAAGCTGAGGAAGCGACCGGGATGGCAGCCACAGAGCTCCAAGAAGAGCTGTACTCCATCATCCAGACGGCAGCTGCTGCGGCGGCAGGCAGCTCCTTCAGCCTCTCCTTCGACAGCCACTTCCCAGACCTCATGAGCGAGCTGATGACCGAGGAGTCTGGCCCCGGGAGCGTGCCCAGCGCCAAGGAAGGCCGTGGTGGCCCAGGGAGCCCCGTCTCGGCCCTGCCCGAGGCTCTGGCGCAGCCCTGCTACGCGACGGAAGGAGCCCCACGAGGCTCCCCCCGGCCTCTGGTGTCCATCACAGACTTCTCGCCTGAGTGGTCCTACCCAGAGGTGGGTGGGAGGCAGGGAAGCCACTGGGACAGGTGGCAGGCGGGACTCTTGGGCTTTCTGGAAAGGGAGGGGGCCCAGGAGGGGGCCTTCTGGCTTAGcccaggggatgggggtggggcgAGGGGGGTCCAAGAGCTTCTGCCCAGCTTGTGCTGAAAAGGGCCTCAGCTGCCCCTTGCCCCGtgaactcttctctctctctctcattctctctctctcgatgTGGGAACAGGGTGGGGTCAAGATGCTCATCACCGGCCCTTGGGCGGATGAGGCGGAGCCCTACACCTGCCTCTTTGACCAGATTTCGGTCCCTGCCTCTCTCATCCAGTCTGGGGTGCTGAGATGCTACTGCCCAGGTATGGGGCCTAGGGTGGGGAGGGCCTGTCCttgtgatgggggggggcaggcaggcatgcTGCCTGGCTTCCAGTGGGTGTGGGCATGGCAATTGGCTTTCCTGAGGGCTACTCTCGCTTTCCTCCCCCGCACAGCCCACGAGGCGGGCTTGGTGCCCCTGCAAGTTGCTTGCGATTCCCGGTTGGTCTCCATGTCGGTTTTCTTCGAGTACCGAGCCCGGAACTTCATGGCGCTGCCCAGCACCCAGCTGGATTGGCTCTCCCTGGATGGTGAGTGGGCTGTCTGTTGACGCGGCTGGGTTGGGGGCTTCATTTTTTGAGAGGGGGCTCTGCTTTTCGCAAGGCCAGAGGGTTCTCTTAGAGGGAAGCAGGAGGTTTGGCTGCTGGAACCAGGGCCGCCATCCCGCAAGGTGGGGAAGCTGGCAGGGCCCAGGATTGCTggcgggggctgctgctgccaacCTTTTGCCCACCCTCCCACCATTGCCACCGGGGGAAAGGGCTGCAGGGGCTCAGGCGGCTGTGAGCGAGGGCAGTGGGAGGCCTGGCTAGCGGGTAGATGAGGGGCATGCAGGGGGTGAGAGGGGAGGATGGCACGAGCCAGCGGCTGATCACGGATGGGAGGGAGCCCTGGGCACTCTCTGCCCAGCCCACCAAACCTGGAGCCAGCCCTGGCGTGACCACCCAGCAGTTGGCATGGGTCTGGGTAGCCGGGGCCTTCGTGGCTTGTTCTTGAGGAGACATGCCTAGATGCGAAGCCGGCCTGTGTGATGACTGAGCCTGAGCCCCTTGGCACCCGTCCTGGCATGTCTGTCGTCTCTGCGCCCCCTCCCCTCGAATTTGGGAGTCCTGCCCCCTTGGGTGCCAGCCCCTGCCCTCTGAACGTGTGTGGCATTTGTGTCGCCCAACTGCCATGCACTGACCCCAAAGCTGGGCTGCCCAACTAAGGTCCGAGTGGCATCCTTGGCGGCGCGGCTGGTGCTCAAACCCTCGGGATTGTTTGTGGCTTACGGCTGGAAAAACCTCCTCCTGGCGGTGGAGCGGCCGGGTCTCGGGCTGGGGCCCCTCCAGGGTGTCACCTTACGGGGAGGGTGGTGTTCCTGGCATGCTGGAAACTGGAGggctggaaggaaggagagggtcACGACTTTCCATGACGGGGGCACAGCGGGCCAGGAATAACACCCCGGAGACCTGGCGCTGAGCCCACTCCCCTCCAAGAGGAGCCGAGAGTCCTTCACCCaagtccctcccccacctttctcaggaagAACCCAGGAGTCCGGGCTCCTGGAACGGATCCACGGCATCGCTGGGTTTTCCTTTGCCCTTGCCTAGGTTTGAGTCTGctagcccccccccatgcaccccTCTTCAAGGGACCCCGGGCAGGCCTGGTTGTGTTGTGTCTCGGTCCGTGTGAACGTACACGAACCTGTGAAGCCCCGGAGCGGGACCCTCAGTCTACCTGACTGCACCTGATCTCCTCTGATTGGGTTTCTGCTCTGAAAAGTGTCTCCAAGCGTGCTGCCTGAGAGAGCAGGAGTTGAACGCGGGacctggctagggttgcaaggGGCCAGAGTCCCAGTGTGGTTTGACTTGGTCCAGCCCCCTCTCCTAGGAAACCACCCCCCATGTGGCCTGGGGGGGTGTCCTTCCCTGTCCAATTTGGCAATCGATCAGCCCCAGCCCTGAAGCCAAGTTTCTCCACAAAGCCTCTGCAAgcagacgggggtggggggtgctctCTTTGCCTTCTTGAGACCTGAAGCCCCCCCACTGCACCCCTGGGATTGTGGCTTTAAGCCGAGAGCCAAGtggccagcctgcctgcctgcctggcacaGCTCTGCCCCTGCCCCACGCCAGCCAGGCTGTCAGTGCGCTCCGCTCACTCGCGTATGGCCTTAAGATCTCCTGAGGGCTTTCCGTGTGCCCTCCCCAGACTGGAGGCTATTTCGGGATGGAGCCTCGTCACAGTTTGCtgtctggctgctgctgctgcttggctGCCTCCTCTGGTGGTTGTGGGGGGAGCTGGGGGGTCCCGACGGTGGTGGGGAGTGAGCCGGCTCCCCCCTTATTCCACTGCCAGCTGAGCAGGGGGGCCAGAacccctccctcccgcctcctggCTGTCACCGCATACCAGGCAGGGTTGGCGTGCTCTGCTCCGCACCCCTCCCCACCCAAGTGCCTGGCTGGGGCGGTGCTAACCTGGGCTTTCTGCGGGGTCTCTGGCCGAAGCGCTGAATCCCGCTGGGAGTGGTGGAGCCGAGCGCTGGGTGCTTTGGCCTGTGGGCTGGGGGCAGCCATCGCTTCCCCTAGGCGATGGACACGGAAGGTACCTGGCTGTGGGGGTgggagctctggggaggggggagaggctgcCGCATGGGGGTCTCGGATGATGGAGAGAGGGGTCGGGGGGGGGCAAGGGACCATGTGCTGGGagttcaggtttttctcccctcaTCTAGCCTCACCCCAGTTTCTCCCAGAGGCTTGACTGGCCAGGAGCAGCCTCACTCGGAGGAAAGTCTCCTTCCTCTCTAGCTCCTCCTGTCTCCATAGAAGTCATGGGGGGAGGGCTTCCTGTTGCTTGCCCGTCTCTCCTGCTCctcgctttgggggggggggctggttagGTGGCATGCTCTGTTTGGGAAGCTGAATGAACTAACAGCGGGGGGGGGTGGGCATGGGGAAACGGGCTGGGATGGAGTGCGTCTCTTGAGTACCGTGGGGTAGAAAGAGGGGCATTATGACCTTgcaaagggagaggagaggctggcAGTTGTTGCCAGGGCAGGGTCCAGTTGGGGGCACAGAGCAGGGTGtggcccccttcccctccccccattgagTTTGTGGCTGCAGGCCAGGAGCAacggctccctcctcctcctccttggaacTGTTTTTCTCTGACTCAGGTCTGTGATTTCTCTTGAGTGGGCTCAGACCATACAGGTGAGGGCTGACTGGTTCGCTGTAGGATTCCTGGTTCCTTTCCTGCCACTTTGCACCTGGAACCTGCTCCTCTGTGCTGATGGTGCCCAGGGCCCTCCCTTAcggacacatgcacacacacacccaggctaatctccccccccccccaacaaaaaagaTCTTTGGGATTAGAGGAGCCATTTTCCAACCTGGCTAATCGGCCTTTAGTCAGGATTAGCCCACCACCCCCCACCCTGACCTTCCTCTCCTGGCCCATTGAGCGCTGCGTCCACAGGGGAGCAGAGACCAGGGCAGAGGGGTCCAGAATCTCATGATTGCTCCCCTACGCCCCCACTCCCAATTCAGAtaaccagttcagaatgtccatCCTGGAGCGTCTGGAGCAGATGGAGAGGCGGGTTGCTGAGATGACGGCTGCTGCAGCCACCCAGCCGCGGGGGGAGAAGCCGCCCAGCCAGGTGAGTTCCCGCGGGGCAGGGCAGGGAGAAGGCTATGGTGGCCGGGGTCTCCTGACCTCTGCTTCCCTCCTGAATCCCCTCAAATCGGTTTCTGGACTCTTTTGAGTTGCTTTGAGCTGCTTGTAGCAATCCCAGACTGTTATAGCAGACGTCTCACAGAGCTGCTCTCTGGGTCGGAGCCGGGAGATTCAATGGCTCATCCTTGCCCTTCGGCACCCGTGGGCcttgacttgggggggggctgtctggcCCCTTCTCCTCTTTTGGGATCAACGGTAGCCCCATTCACAAGTTACGGTGAATGCACTCACACTCTGTGACCGGTGCTTTGAATAATTCTCATGCTCTGCAAATGGGCAGCTCAGTGTGGGATTCAGACCTCCATTCATCCTGGCCTGGGGCTCCAGTTTTGTGTGTAAAGTGAACGTACTTTGGCTCTTCCTTTCAGAGCGATGTAGGCACACACCTGCACACAGGATGTACGTGGAGGCCGGGCTAGTGAGCATCCCTTTGCATCTCAATACTGCAAATGGCTCTTTTGCCTGTCCCATTTGTCCCTTTAGAGATGCCCCACATCTGCTCCGACCTTCCACCGTGAGAAGTCCCTGGgtgc
This genomic window from Euleptes europaea isolate rEulEur1 chromosome 18, rEulEur1.hap1, whole genome shotgun sequence contains:
- the CAMTA2 gene encoding calmodulin-binding transcription activator 2, whose amino-acid sequence is MNKETTGVSENSHHLKVFLPKKLVDCVPKCPALPTERLQWNTNEEIASYLITFEKHEEWLSCSPKTRPQNGSIILYNRKKVKYRKDGYCWKKRKDGKTTREDHMKLKVKGVECLYGCYVHSAIVPTFHRRCYWLLQNPDIVLVHYLNVPAIEDCGKICGPVLCSINSDRKEWLKWSKEELVGQLKPMFHGIKWTCSNGNGTAEFSIEQLVQQILESHQSKPPPRTHACLCSSGLGSPGHLPHKCSSTKHRIISPKVEVRPCPYPALTEVQNIAGSAETKAEPEPAKPSGSDKDSKLAKAVLPSLANTCPESAQHSPSLAQPNGFPKQELPSVTLSVGLPGSTILVMTGLGGAEKPLVLTPSQHLVSGDGSGALPPPLGLALLPGPGLVLSQNLEATMETNEMGTETFDPDCFLNSPKQGQTYGGGAGLQAKPEPSETSAPPTYSLFMSTNRFFIQDDGARQGPIPPSPPAAEGTEEAKNNPETPMETAGEGGLTAERVLGESEGQAEEATGMAATELQEELYSIIQTAAAAAAGSSFSLSFDSHFPDLMSELMTEESGPGSVPSAKEGRGGPGSPVSALPEALAQPCYATEGAPRGSPRPLVSITDFSPEWSYPEGGVKMLITGPWADEAEPYTCLFDQISVPASLIQSGVLRCYCPAHEAGLVPLQVACDSRLVSMSVFFEYRARNFMALPSTQLDWLSLDDNQFRMSILERLEQMERRVAEMTAAAATQPRGEKPPSQAASDSFEDRIVALCEKMMSRSCWLRSETLVHHVSFRGMTLLHLAAAQGYTRLIETLIKWRNTNAQSLDLEQEVDPLNVDHFSCTPLMWACALGHLDAARLLFHWDSRALSIPDSLGRLPLTVARSRGHVKLATCLEELQRQEEGPSEQPGLDPEAEAPGGSVKATPGPRRPAEALRIPSPLSASPDTGLSTASGVSSPSELSEGSVSITSAYSSGSALRESPAYSPEAEGAMDICQGTPAPGNVAGWYLQENANPSGLPHTPFFMDYDELGATEGQVGGPEADLEPELLSYGENAENEDYLPTTDVLQVDMITLAKQIIEATPERIKQENFSSAEAPLRERPGNLGLSETMSWLAGYLENVDQHPHVSPRRPLSASPASHSCLSPLPSPLGELSFERLPPPPTVASWAEFLNASANGKMESEFALLTLSDHEQRELYEAAKIIQTAFRKYKGRRLKEQQEVAAAVIQRCYRKYKQLTWIALKYALYKKMTQAAILIQSKFRSYYEQKKFQQSRRAAVLIQQYYRSYKEYEKLKQGHRASAAMQQKIKGTFLTKKQDQAARKIMRFLRRCRHRMKELKQRQESEASQKRSVAT